The Podarcis muralis chromosome 16, rPodMur119.hap1.1, whole genome shotgun sequence genomic interval CCTGAAATCTGTTTCTTTTCAGACTCTTCTGCTTTGAGTACCTGTTCACTGTTGTCTGAAGTCCCAAGTTCCAATACATCCAGCTTCTTGCATGTTATTTCTTCTGGGAAAATGTCTGACTCAATTCGAGACGGTGATGAGGCTACAGAGTTTCCTGTTAAAGGATTCTCTCCAGGTATGTCAGAGTCACTGTTTGCACTATCTGCTTGCTCCAGGGCTGCCCAAATGAGGCGCTGCTGCTCCTCAAGCTCTTCCAGAGTCAAAGTGTCTTCATCCATAGCAGAGCCCTCTGCTCTCAGTGGAGCAGAATCACTGGAAGGAGTCAAAGGTGGAGTATCACGGGTGACTGGTAGGGGAATACATGGAGGAAGCCGGGGAGGGGTAATGTTGGGGGGAGTACACGGAGGGGTCCCCCGTGGCAATGGGGGAGGAGTGGCGTTCAGTGGTGACCCTGGAGGCAGTGGAGGTTGGAACTGGAAGCTATCATAACCAGGAGAACTGTGTGGAGCTTCAAAGTCTGAAATCAGAAAAAGAGCAACTGTTAGTAAGCATCCCTATCCCTATCTTGTTTTCAATGGAAGCTGGTATacaggtgtaaaggtaaaggtaaaggtacccctgcccgtacgggccagtcttgacagactctagggttgtgtgcccatctcactcaagaggccgggggccagcgctgtccgaagacacttccgggtcacgtggccagcgtgacgaagctgcatctggcgagccagcgcagcacacggaacgccgtttaccttcccgctggtaagcggtccctatttatctacttgcacttaagggtgctttcgaactgctaggttggcaggcgctgggaccgagcagcgggagcgcaccccgccgcggggattcgaaccgccgacctttcgatcggcaagccctaggcgctgaggcttttacccacagcgccacccgcgtccctggtatgGTGGTATACAGGTATGGTGGACCATAATTTTTAATAGGGATGGGAAGAAGGaagttttaaagctattttatgaACTATATTTATTGCACAGGTTTATTAGTATTGAAAGGCTTACCAGAATCCATCTCCATGTCAGCTGATGATACTTCAGCACTGTTTCCTTTCTGTCTTTTTGGATGGTGAGCGTTCTGGTGAGATGAAGATCTTTTATTGCTGGACTTTGGGCTTGACTAAAGAAGCATCACAAAGGAACAAGAGAGATTAAGAGTATTCAACGTGATTATGAAGATACATTCATGGAAGGTGCTCATGTGCTCTGTGGGCCACAGCCATGGAGAAGGAGGCCTCACAGGGTCACTTTCTCTGAGCtttcaatgtttatttttttaagcatttaAACAAAGGCAATTTCCATCCCTTTTCCTTACTGCTTCTGACTTCCAGAAGTCTGGCCAATGATTCTAAAGGTACCAAAAGAACTGGAAAACACATggaaatttatatactgtacacTGCTTGGATTtaggtttgttttaaaatgtatgtatgtatgtatgtatgtatgtatgtatgtattgctattttgcaaaataaatactAAGAACTGCCTCCAGCATTCTCTGTCTGCTAGCATAAAGCTCTTGCACTAGCAGATGAGCAAGTTTTAATGTTGCATAACCAAGGAATCTATTGTGCAGCACATTATCAGCAACCTGCTGAGCACTCTCTTGCACAACATTTTGCTGGTGCAAAACATTACATCAGCAGAACAAGTATTCCTCTAACTTATGCTACACTGGATTCCactacactggatacaaccctaaatTTAAATCTCCACACTAATATTTCTGGTTATAGAACTGCACACTCTTTATTCACATTATCATAGGTGGTTAAAATGGTTCAAAAGAGTTCAAAGCAACCAACTGCTGTATCTTGAAAATATGTTCCCATCAGGGACCCTAGCTCTTATGTGATTTATGTTAACAGATTTCAATAACTCCTATTGCACTCTTCAACCCTGAAAGGGTTCCTAGAGACAGGCTAATGGAAAAGTAACTAATTGAAACTAATGAACAAAATATGACATAAAGACACCAGAAGACAAGTATCAAACATGGCAACAATCTACAGAAATGTACACCTATACATGTTCCTCTGACCTATGTATGCTTTTTACTATCATAAATTAGAGAATTCTATGCAGAACTAGAAATATGATTGTTAACTGGAAACATCAATACACACAGCTTTCACAAGCACATTTAAATATAGTCACCGAATGATAGGTAGAAAGATAGTGGGCAAAGATATCCTTCTGCTGACTGGGCTGAAGGGGAACGGAACCAAACATCCTCCATTCCTGCAGGAATATAAATACATGGCTATCAGTAAAAGAAGATGCTGATCAACGTGCAGGACTAGAAAACTTGCTTGCATATATGTGTTTagcaaaaagaggaagaaagcaaagaATGAACTGtaagaaaaatatttaacaaatgTGTATTCCAAACACAGAATTTACAACAGGTGGGAACATAATATAtcaatacaaattaaaaacaagacaATACAGCTTAGAATATAAAAACATTGGGAGCTGAAATACCAAGCTGGTGTTAAAAAGTAGAACAGACTAAAATGCACATGAAAGGTCTGCATGAAAGAAACCAAAGAGGAAACCCCTCCtcgggaagggagttccaaagttgaggAACCACTGTCAAAAAGGCCCAGTCCATGGTACCCACCAACCAGATCTGCATTAATGGTGGGCCAGAGGAGAGGGCCTTTGAGGACCATCTCAAGGCCAGGGCAgttagctgtgttggtctgccgtagtcaaaacaaaattttaaaaaattccttccagtagcaccttatagaccaactatgtttgttattggtatgagcttttgtgtgcatgcacacttcttcagatacaggccAGGGCAGTTCATGTGGAAGCAGGGAGTCCCTCCAAATAAATTTTGAAAGGACTGTCAGATACAGATAACGTGTAAAAGAAATTCTTTGTCACTCTTTGGAGGAAGGAGGTGATGAAAGTGTAAAACTAGTCACTTACATCTGTTACTCCATTCGGAGTGGACATATTAAAACCTGGATAGTTTATCAACTT includes:
- the ZCCHC8 gene encoding zinc finger CCHC domain-containing protein 8 isoform X4, which gives rise to MKDCPQPRNAARISEKRKQFMDACGEAGNQNFQQRYHAEEVEERFGRFKPGIISEELQDALGVTDKTLPPFIYRMRQLGYPPGWLKEAEMEKSGLTLYDGKASPGGETEAEEYYQQNWRVTYDVSKLINYPGFNMSTPNGVTDEWRMFGSVPLQPSQQKDIFAHYLSTYHSSSPKSSNKRSSSHQNAHHPKRQKGNSAEVSSADMEMDSDFEAPHSSPGYDSFQFQPPLPPGSPLNATPPPLPRGTPPCTPPNITPPRLPPCIPLPVTRDTPPLTPSSDSAPLRAEGSAMDEDTLTLEELEEQQRLIWAALEQADSANSDSDIPGENPLTGNSVASSPSRIESDIFPEEITCKKLDVLELGTSDNSEQVLKAEESEKKQISGDELIDLTDNEEPNPMDSEGSVENCPSTSVSRVSHSDSPVVISAEVSKNASPVPDMSKFAAGITPFEFDNMAESTGIYLRIRSVLKNSPRNQQKSKKASS